In Hermetia illucens chromosome 5, iHerIll2.2.curated.20191125, whole genome shotgun sequence, a single window of DNA contains:
- the LOC119657199 gene encoding uncharacterized protein LOC119657199, whose protein sequence is MAYKAGTKIICEITRSKFYPIIQPKNIGITCCRFYHLLTTRGKTNLLGVLKHEEIVVAKLSWRGFKQGVIRNLVAYKLLSPRRYLLERNSQYSSGSLLPVKIEPQDCETNDIHQTKPNIKSENDEVIKTTEPVLTDESGLKKIRPRIPPRNLNEIAFSRKQDLSSDYRSLSRVRLNMFSKLYLSEPTSQYNKKQKHQFKQQEPDQLEVVFTDELSVVDEDFKQKLNPRSPPQQQAPTLNKSLISKSDHTPHHSKTLDRFPLHDIGLPNSANKHSFGRVEKAHPAMSMERTMQVFRNKARTSSGVVSADKKSTSPLQSVMTGKKDLAGVGKGVVRSLTGGQLRKNTQRLYACGHSQADSRMNGEHMNPEIISASHGSITSTKFQDFTPRFRIKRDLVSVVMNTTRIPIINRKTPKFVEKVTEDFKMEFTPIQRSSMPDSKQQKLKLIPDPPVRTWNFAPRRSRVQPTPTLNKKYSYKYVLNPSGTTLRQTVVLKTPKNSSSNESFVLSNRSRSGSTLSRL, encoded by the exons atggcATACAAGGCTGGCACTAAAATTATTTGTGAAATAACGAGGTCAaaattttat CCTATAATCCAACCTAAAAATATTGGCATAACGTGCTGTCGATTCTACCATTTGTTGACAACACGAG GTAAGACGAATTTGCTAGGCGTATTAAAACATGAAGAAATAGTGGTTGCCAAATTGTCCTGGCGTGGATTTAAACAAGGAGTGATTAGAAATTTGGTAGCTTATAAATTGCTAAGTCCGCGTCGATATTTGTTGGAACGGAATTCACAGTATTCTTCGGGATCCTTATTGCCAGTAAAGATAGAGCCTCAGGATTGTGAAACAAATGACATTCACCAAACAAAACCGAATATTAAAAGCGAAAATGATGAAGTGATTAAGACCACTGAGCCTGTTCTAACGGATGAATCCGGCCTAAAGAAGATCCGGCCACGCATTCCTCCTAGGAATCTCAATGAGATTGCATTCAGCCGAAAGCAGGACCTGTCAAGCGATTATAGATCTTTGTCTCGGGTTCGCTTGAATATGTTTTCGAAATTGTATTTGAGCGAGCCGACTTCTCAGTACAACAAAAAACAGAAGCATCAGTTTAAGCAACAGGAACCAGATCAACTTGAAGTTGTTTTCACGGATGAACTCTCCGTAGTAGATGAAGATTTCAAACAAAAGTTGAATCCCCGAAGCCCCCCACAACAACAAGCACCAACTTTAAACAAGTCGCTCATCAGTAAATCAGACCACACCCCGCATCATTCTAAAACCTTAGACAGATTCCCACTTCATGATATAGGCTTGCCGAATTCTGCCAACAAACACTCTTTTGGAAGGGTAGAGAAGGCACATCCTGCCATGAGCATGGAGCGAACTATGCAAGTTTTCCGAAACAAAGCCCGAACGTCATCAGGAGTTGTATCCGCCGATAAGAAGTCCACATCGCCTTTACAGTCTGTGATGACTGGGAAAAAAGACCTTGCAGGTGTTGGAAAAGGCGTAGTTCGTTCTCTGACCGGTGGACAGCTTCGAAAAAATACCCAAAGACTATATGCTTGCGGACATTCGCAAGCAGATAGTCGCATGAATGGCGAACATATGAATCCTGAAATAATTTCAGCATCACATGGATCCATCACAAGTACAAAGTTTCAGGATTTTACTCCTAGATTTCGTATCAAGCGTGACCTTGTCTCAGTGGTCATGAATACTACGCGCATACCAATTATCAATCGTAAGACACCAAAGTTTGTTGAAAAAGTTACTGAAGATTTCAAAATGGAGTTTACACCAATTCAAAGGAGCTCAATGCCAGATTCCAAGCAGCAGAAGTTGAAACTTATTCCAGATCCGCCCGTGAGGACATGGAATTTTGCGCCAAGGCGATCAAGAGTACAACCTACACCTACGTTGAATAAGAAGTATAGCtacaaatatgttctgaatccGTCTGGTACGACGTTGCGTCAGACCGTTGTTTTGAAAACGCCTAAGAATAGTTCGTCAAATGAAAGCTTCGTATTGTCAAACCGTTCACGGAGCGGTTCCACGTTGTCACGTCTGTAG
- the LOC119657347 gene encoding DBF4-type zinc finger-containing protein 2 homolog → MAMPTVPSPGPARPGFPCAYPGVMPMPEPGPELAQRCITVQQPPRLVVEKKVIFVKKIRQDPKLINAMREICIPHVTTEVMIMRIPKLTWVTQVIKEPKVSWHEEKHAEPQVVCYPRVVVEPKEVCQAILCQPTPQVVRVPPPTEYCCYATGPTTLNCRPASRYRCPPCPPYVPPGPASPLYSPCPPCPPYCAPIPGLAAVR, encoded by the exons atggcaatgccaactgTCCCCTCGCCCGGTCCTGCGAGACCAGGGTTTCCG TGTGCATATCCCGGGGTTATGCCGATGCCAGAACCAGGGCCCGAGTTGGCGCAGAGGTGTATAACTGTCCAGCAACCTCCTAGGTTAGTTGTTGAGAAGAAAGTGATCTTCGTGAAGAAAATTCGTCAAGATCCAAAATTGATCAATGCAATGAGGGAAATTTGTATTCCTCATGTCACCACCGAGGTTATGATAATGCGAATTCCCAAATTAACGTGGGTCACTCAAGTTATTAAGGAGCCGAAAGTTTCATGGCATGAGGAAAAGCACGCAGAGCCGCAAGTTGTGTGTTATCCAAGAGTAGTTGTCGAGCCGAAGGAGGTATGCCAGGCAATATTATGCCAACCAACTCCGCAAGTTGTTCGCGTGCCTCCACCAACAGAATATTGTTGCTACGCAACCGGCCCAACTACACTCAACTGCAGGCCAGCGTCAAGATACCGGTGTCCGCCGTGTCCTCCTTACGTGCCTCCGGGACCGGCGAGTCCACTTTACTCACCATGTCCTCCGTGTCCTCCATATTGTGCCCCTATTCCGGGCTTGGCAGCTGTGCGTTAG